CGCCTCGCCGGAGCTCATGGTCTTCGCGTGGCGCAACAGCCCGTACGCGCGCCAAATCCGATCCTCCAGCTGATTGCGGTTGTTCGCCATGAGGGCCTCGCGCGCCGCCTGCTCCTGATGGATCACTTCTTTCACAATGCGCTCGATGTTCTCGATGAGCTCCTCTTCCGGCCGCCCGAGCGACACCTGGTTCGAAATCTGGAAGAAATTTCCGGAGGCTTCAGTCCCTTCGCCGTAGAGGCCGCGCGCCGTCAGGCCGAGCTTGGTGATCGTGTGGAGCACTTTGTTGATCTGTTTCGTGATCACCAGCGACGGCAGATGGGCCATGACGGAGGCGCGCAGCCCCGTCCCCGTGTTGGTCGGGCAGCAGGTCAGATAGCCCCAGTCGCTGGAGTACGCGTACGGCAGGATTTCGGCGAGCTCATCATCCAGCGCGTTGATCAGCTCCCACGCGTCGCGCAGGTTCATCCCGGACTGCATCACCTGAAGCCGCAGATGATCCTCTTCGTTGATCATGATGCTGATCACTTCGCCCTGCCCGATGGCGACCGCCTTATGCTCCGCATGCACGATGTGCTCGCGGGACACGAGATGCCGCTCGAGGAGAAACTGCCGATCTACCTCGGTGATCTCCCCCATATCCACGAGCAGCGGGTTGGCGAGCGAGGCGGCTTTCGGCAGGGCGTCTTTGACCGCCTTCAACACCTCGGCTTGGGAGGCCTTGGTGGCCCGCGTGGCAAACGGATACGGCTCCAGGTTGCGGGCCAGACGGATGCGGCTGGAAATCACGATATCTGACACCGGCCCGGCCCCCCGCAGCCACTCGCTGGGCTGTTTCAATAACTCATCAATTTCTTTTGGCATGGTTACTCTGTTTTGTTCTTCTTCGGTTGCTGCTCTTGCTGCTGCTCCATGCGGCGGATCTGATCCCGCAATCGCGCCGCCTCTTCAAACTCCTCTTTCTCAATCGCCCGTCCCAGCTTGCGCTTCAGCTCCGCCAGTTCGGTCTTGGCCGCGGCGGGCTTCACCAGCCGCGCCGGGGACTTGCCCAGGTGGATCGGCGAGCCGTGGATGCGCTTGAGCAGGCTGCCGAGGCTACGCTTAAACGTCGTGTAACATTGCGCGCAGCCTAAGCGGCCCACTTTCCGGAAGTCCTCGTAGGTCATGCCGCAGCTGGGGCACGTTTTAACAGGGGCTTCTTCCGCCTCCGGCTGCTTGCTGAAATCCGCCAGCTCCGAGAGCAAATCGGCCAGCCCGAAATGACTTTCCACTTGAGCGCCTTTTTGGTTGGCGCATTGCTCGCACAGGTGCAGCTCGGTCATCTGCTCGTTGACGATCTCGGTCAGATGCACCGTCGCCTGCGCTTGTTTACAAATTTCGCACAACATGGGGCTTTTCTTGTCGTTTGCGACTACGTGATTTTAAGCGTCCTTAAACTTGGCTAGATACCCAATGATATAGTGTACCAGGTTTCTCGTCCCTGGCAAAGATCAAGGGTACTTCAGGAAATCCACCATCTTAATACCTGACGCCTTCGGTTTTGGTGAGCTGGCGGAAAGCGGCCTGGAGTTTTTTGGTGATCGAGCCAGGCTTGCCAAGACCGATCACGCGGCCGTCGATTTTCACGACGGGCACGATCTCGGCGGCGGTGCCGGTGAGGAAGACCTCATCCGCGTTGAAGAGGTCATGGCGGGTGAGCAGCTCCTCGCTGACATGGAGCCGCTGTTTGGCGGCCAGCTCCATCACCGTCTGCCGGGTGATTCCGCGCAGCACCCCGATGTAGGGCGGGGGTGTCACGAGGGCGTTGCCCTTGATGATGAAGAGATTCTCCCCGGTGCATTCAGTCACATAGCCGGAGTGCGAGAGCATGATGGCTTCTTCGTAGCCGGCGTTGATCGCTTCGATTTTCGCCAGGATGTTATTGAGATAGTTCAGCGATTTGATCTGGGGGTTCAGCGCTTCCGGCACATTGCGCTGGGTGGCCACGGTGATGAGTTCCAGCCCGCGCTCGTAGAGCTGCTTCGGATAGAGCTGAATCTTATCGGCGATGGCAAACACCGTGGGCTTCGCGCACTTGCGCGGATCCAGCCCCAGATCGCCTTCGCCGCGCGTGACCACCAGCCGGATGTAGGCGTCCTTGAGCTTATTGATTCGCAGGCTCTCCTTCACGATGTTGCTCAGCTCCGCCTGGCCCATCGGAATCCTGAGCATGATCGTATGCGCGGATTCAAAAAGCCTGGCGATGTGCTCCGCCAATTTGAAGACGCGGCCGTTGTAGGAGCGGATGCCCTCAAAGACGCCGTCGCCGTAGAGCAGCCCATGATCGAACACCGACACCACCGCCTGCGACTGCTCCACAAATTTTCCATTGAGATACACTTTCATGAAATCCCCCCTCTCTCGAACCTCATCTGCGTCATCATCAGTTAGCAATCTGTGTCATCATCTCTTCGCAGTTTGCGCCTCAAGCATGCGGCCGTCTTGCAAGACGATGACGCGATCCGCGGCTTCCGCCAGTTTCATTTGATGCGTCACGACGACCAGCCCGACCCGGTGGCACTGGTGGATGCCGATCAACAATTCCATCACCTCGGCGCCGGTTGTGGAATCGAGATTGCCCGTCGGCTCATCGCAGAAGAGCACCTGGGGCTGATTCATGAGCGCTCGGGCAATCGCCACCCGCTGCTGCTCGCCCCCCGAGAGCTCCCGCGG
This genomic stretch from Candidatus Omnitrophota bacterium harbors:
- a CDS encoding UvrB/UvrC motif-containing protein, translating into MLCEICKQAQATVHLTEIVNEQMTELHLCEQCANQKGAQVESHFGLADLLSELADFSKQPEAEEAPVKTCPSCGMTYEDFRKVGRLGCAQCYTTFKRSLGSLLKRIHGSPIHLGKSPARLVKPAAAKTELAELKRKLGRAIEKEEFEEAARLRDQIRRMEQQQEQQPKKNKTE
- a CDS encoding protein arginine kinase; this translates as MPKEIDELLKQPSEWLRGAGPVSDIVISSRIRLARNLEPYPFATRATKASQAEVLKAVKDALPKAASLANPLLVDMGEITEVDRQFLLERHLVSREHIVHAEHKAVAIGQGEVISIMINEEDHLRLQVMQSGMNLRDAWELINALDDELAEILPYAYSSDWGYLTCCPTNTGTGLRASVMAHLPSLVITKQINKVLHTITKLGLTARGLYGEGTEASGNFFQISNQVSLGRPEEELIENIERIVKEVIHQEQAAREALMANNRNQLEDRIWRAYGLLRHAKTMSSGEALDLLSAVRLGVDLGVMDGQLTRKTVNELFLFSQPAHLQKLEGKTLSAKERDATRAQLIRTRLGGQT
- the ilvE gene encoding branched-chain-amino-acid transaminase, translating into MKVYLNGKFVEQSQAVVSVFDHGLLYGDGVFEGIRSYNGRVFKLAEHIARLFESAHTIMLRIPMGQAELSNIVKESLRINKLKDAYIRLVVTRGEGDLGLDPRKCAKPTVFAIADKIQLYPKQLYERGLELITVATQRNVPEALNPQIKSLNYLNNILAKIEAINAGYEEAIMLSHSGYVTECTGENLFIIKGNALVTPPPYIGVLRGITRQTVMELAAKQRLHVSEELLTRHDLFNADEVFLTGTAAEIVPVVKIDGRVIGLGKPGSITKKLQAAFRQLTKTEGVRY